TTGGTCATCATTGCATGCATCACCATAGTAGACGATGGAGAATAACATGGATTCTCATGAACATGATATTTGGACATGTTATGCGGAATAGATCTAGTACTCAAGGTATCATCATCGATTTGCGCAGGGGATTTCTTGAGTGTAGACAAGCTAAGTTGCGCAAGAACCTTCTCGATCCTTTCAGCGATGTTATTTCCTTCTGTGGTCGTGTTTGCGAAAGATCTCACGCCTTTTGAAGATGATGAACCGAAGACAACAGAAGATTCAGACTGCGCTTGAGATGTTCGTTTTCCCAACAATTTATCTTGGTTCCTTGTAATTGGTCCCATGCTTCCCTTAGTGACATCTAGGATGTTTTCCACAACAGTAGAAAATATGGATTCGGTAGCTTTTGTGGAAGCGAACTTTGAGTTGACCTTCTTAGGAGCCATCTTAGTGTTCTTGGATTTTGATTGTTGGAGAGAAGAGATGAGAGGCAAAGATAGTCCCATTGGGCGTGCCAatttgtttgcaataaattttCAACATACAAAAAATAAATTGCAATCAGAAAAGAATAAAatgattttattgataaacattacgggttacaactctgtttatcccttgattctttCTCTGAATTGTTCTCCGTGATTCGAGGGCTGGATCAGCATATTCTCGAACGTAGGATGATACGGACCTCTCTAGATTATTTAATCTCCATGAAAGTCAATCATTGTATGGATATTCTTCTTGAAGTATTTGATTATCAAAAGGAACATCTATTGATCACGGCATTATTTTATGCCTTGATCCCTTTGTGAATATCCCGAGAATTTATGGGATTTTTAAGACGCCTCTTCAAGGGAATATGCATCCCTTTATATAGGTGTGCGTTAGGGTTTAGGGTAGAGTAACCTCCAAGAAACCCTGATAGACTCCTAGGATTTCAAGAGTCTTGTAGTATCTTAAATTTAGGATTTAACTTGATCCTTTAAAATTTCGATGTTTACAATCGCTTGATCGATGATATTGGAATAATTATTCCGGAAATAAAATCTCTTATTAGATAAGAATattaatggaaaataatttttagttggACGAATACGTTATGACATGTAGATTAACACAATTACCTTTTACTCATCCAAAATCAACCTATCCCACTCATTTGATGCCATTAATTCTGAAAAATATCTAACTTCCAACATCAATGATTATCGTTGTACTAATAATTGAAAGTAATGAAGTTGAAAGAACAAGGTACTTGGTATTTAGTATGATTTGTAAAAGAAAACCTGTTTGATATAACATACGAAGATTTAATTATAGTATTTTTCCAAGTATGAACTTGAAGTTTACTTTACTTAGTAAACCATTGAATTGGACGtctgaaaatgaaataaaataatttcTTTGGGTAGGATTGTCATATTAAGTAATGTTAGTCACATCCTATATAGTCCATGTTGGCACACTAGTAATTTATTTAAGCTTACTCCTGAATATATTCCTATAAAAAGATGGATTcctgtttttcttttttcttaaaaaagTAATCAATTTATCTTCTTTAAGGGAAGTTAATAACTATTTTTGTAAGGACTAGAATTCAGAAGAACAAAGGTGTTCTCACTTAGTGGTGCTCTGCCATATAATGGGCGAGTATTGAATTCCCATttcattcccccccccccccccccccacacacacacacacacacacacacacacactccagTATACCCTCACTGTCTACAAGTTGTGATCACCCTCCTACTAAAAAGGTTAAACATATAACTAAAACCAATTAAGTGTGAATCCAGAATTTAGATGTTGAAGGTTCTATGTTGATAGAACGAGTTCTGAAGCACTGAGTTTTGTTGAACTTATGAACCTATTGCTAAATACGCCACTGATTAGGCGAATGTTGCATTTCAGCAACGAAAGTGAAGGAATTTTGAGTTAGGTTACATTAAGAGTTGAACTAGCTACTAGAATTTCGTAGTTGCAAGAATTGTTTTTCGAGAAAAGGTCTACTTTCCCTAATCAAAAGATAGGAGAGCACCCCTTCGCCCGAAGTTACGGGGTCATTTTACCATTCGAATATACGATTAAAAGTGATTAACGTAGCCTCTTCAGAAATTGGTGCAAAATCAACGCACACATTTAGTCCTGCGTCCATTGTCACAAAGAAATAGTGAATTCAGTGTCACTTCTATAGTTCCACTGACCTAAAATTCTGACTTTTATCTCTAATAACATCTACAAAGATTTTTTGAAACACAGTCAGACCCTTGTGGTCAGGCCCTTCCGCAGACCacgcacatagcgggagcttagtgcaccggaccGCGCTTTGCCCTTTAGTCAAAAGATGCATTTGCAGATGCTGTATGATCCAGAAGACATTATGTAGCATTGCTCCTGAATACAGAATCAGTGCCCCAATGGACATCAAATAATGACGGTGCCCTAAATTATGGGCTACAAGGACATGTACAAGGACTCCCATTCTAACATCTTCACACCTGAAAATTCATAAACAAACTCACCTAATCTGTTTTACCTCATCTCTATAAATCAAGAAGTTGATAAATTACAGCCTCATTCACATAGTTAAGTTAATGTGACAGCAGGAGAATGACCTGCAGGGCATCTTTGCCTCCTCGGACGTCTAGTCGTCTTGCCCCACCCTGTTAGACTTTTGTCCTCCAAACTTAGAGGAGGGGTTATTGGGGCCGACACAGTGGCAGGGGCGGTTTCAATCACCATCCTCCGCCTTCCCCGTTTACCACTGCCATTCCTTCTCATGGATCCTGAGTTCCAAGAATGGCCCATAGCTTTCATCAACTCTCCGAATGTCTGAATGTCTTCGGTCACCTCGTGCCTTGACAACGAAGCCAGTCCAGGAAGGATATCCCTTTGAAAGTCCCTCCGCTGCCTTCCCCACCTTCCGTTTCCTCTTCGGGTTCGCTTTGTTAGTGAAGTGGCTCCTGCATCTTCCACTGGTTGGACTTCAGGAACAAAAGGCTTGGGCATGTAGTCTTCTTCCTTAGTCTCTTCTAGTTGCAGTGTCATTGCCTCAAAGTAATCCATTTTCACAGTAGTAGTAGGTGCAAGAATCACAGCATCCTTGGCTATTATTTCTTTAGACTTGCTCGTGAATTCATTGTCGAAAGAAAAGACTACATCAACAAACCAACCTAGGGATCCCAGTGGATCATCAGAGGGATCGCTGGAACTTTCGTCTATAAAATTGAACTGACTGGATGATGAAATGGATACTATTGCTTCCGCTGCGTTCCTGACAACTTCATCCTGTGTTTTTTCAAGTTTGGGCGCAGGCAAATGCAAAGATGCATCATTTTGTTTGTCCTCTCCGGACAAATGATCTTGTTCAGTTTCCAGAACAGGAAGAGCTTCCAGATCTATCTCGATGACAGTACTCACGTTGACATTATTGCTTTCAACAAAGAATGAATCTTCATCTTCAGTAATACATGAGTTCAAATCGAAGGAATTTCTGATAATGGTAGCTTTTGTCTCCGTCACTGTCTCAACAACCACTGATTCCGTGGCAGCCTGTTTCTCGGGCTCAACCACAGAAAGGTCACAAGCTATGTTAATGTCAATCACCATGTTCCTCCGTTCATGTCTTCTATTTTCTCCCTCAGGTGAGGAATGAAGAGTAGCAGAAGTGGAAACAAATAAAGATGACTCATTTTTGGAAGCACATGGAATTTCAGGAATTGGAACCCCCAGAATTTTCCTTTTACTTCGGGTTTCCCCCAGCTTCTTTCTGGCCTTCATGTTGCAATCTTCTAGAGTTGGTACGACATTCTGTGAAAAGGAGACATTGCTGAGATTTTTTGAAGGACCACTTCTGCAGATAGGTGAGTTTGTGTAGGCTTGGATGAAGCCAGAGTCGGCTGAGTTTCCACCTTTCATGGTATCCGTACTCACATTTCTGAAACTTGGCTTAGCTTTAAGCCACGGAAACACTGGTATACAGTCTTGAGGCTCTCTTTTTGCCTCAACCAACTCAAGATCTCTCCTGGAAAGTTCCTCATCTAGTGAACTCTTTGATAGTACATTCAAATCGAAACCTTTGTGGGACGTCAAGTCCATATTATTGGAGCTAATAAGATATTTCTCACACCTATTATTAGGGGAGCACTTAGATGTCAAGCTGTCACCCTTGTTATGTTTCCGAGAATCAAAATCAACAGATAAGAAAAGGGGTGAGTCTTTGGGCCCCGATGAGGACCCATGGTGAAATCCATTCCTGATGGAGAGATCAGTAGCAAAACCTAGATTTGACGTAGAACTTCCATTGATATGCCGCTTGTCTCCAAAAATGTCATTGCTCTGAGGTGACTGTGGACTCTTGCTGACCATAGCAAATGAGTTCAATGACGGGTTTGTATGCCCTGATGATAGCCTTATGCCACTTGGTTTACCCCAAGAAGAGAGTGTGTGTGACCATGAATTGGTAAATTCCGAAGAATTAGAGAATGGATATGGAGTAGCCGTATGAGAAGTGACAAATGGTTTCCCATAGGTATAGTTGGACTTCTCATGATTTCTGTGGAAGGTCTCTAGACTATGCACTGTTCTCTCTCTCCAAAGGTCATCCCTGATACGGTGAGGTGATTGAACCCCAGGAGTTAGACAGGCTTTGTCAAGCATTACTTGTGCCGGGTGGCAAGGTGTAGGTaacttgttttgtgcaatactATGAGGTAGTGGAGCCAAGCTACCTTTAGCGTTACCTGCAAAACGAAGGAAACACCTGACATACCATCACGAAAATCCAATAAAGAAGGAAATTTTAATGTGCAAGCAACCAAGTCAAGATTAGGCGCAACAAGCAAAATTCTGGCCGTTGTATATACAATGTTTCACAGGTATTATTTACCTGTCTCATATGTAGAAGAGTACCAGTCTCTCTCTTTGCCTTTACTACCAAATGCTGGATTTGATTTAGCACAAGCATTTAGATCAGCAGGTGATGGGGTTACTTCTTCAAGCTGAGCTGGTTCATTGAGATCAGCTAACCTAACCAAGGTTCTCAAACATGAATTGGATGCTGAAGCATCTCTTTTATCACTCTTGATACCAGCATCAACACCAGGAAAAAATTTTGTACTGCTGTCTTGGTCAGCTGTATCATTTCTATTAGCACAAGATCTTGGACAGAACAATCCTTCATTATCTCGCAACTGCTCATCATCTTCATCTGTTTCTATGTAATCATCAGCTGGAAGTTGAAGATCAAACAACTTTTTCCGCACTTTTGAGGGCCTAGCCTCAGAAACTTCACATGTATTTGAAGAGCAACTATTTTGTATTTGATTTCGACCAGACTGTACATCGTTCACCTTTGAAGAACTCAAGGGAGAATTTAGAATTTCAGTACCAGATATAGATGGTCTAGCATAACTTGAATTTGCTACTGGGAAGCTGGTGATATGGCATTTCCAAGCATCTTTAGGTGGAAGATGGGATCCGAGAAGGCTTGATGAAGATGATGGCTCCATTGATGTCCAAGGTTTATGCAATTCTGTCCGTTTAATTTCATACATCATGTCCCGCTGGGTTCTGTAAAGGCGATGAAGTTCCAATACCTACAAGCAAAGATTTACATAAGTAAACTTTGCAGCAATACTGGAAAAAACGTGTAAAAAGGGACAAACTACTTCTGTAGATATATGCAAGAGGACCAGTATACAACGAGATTAAAAGCTTATAACTTCCTCAATTTAACAGAAAAATTAATGTTGACAACTAGAGATAGAATTACCTGATTCTTGAATGTTTCCTCGTGTTCAAGTATTTTCTGCTTTAGAACATCTTTATCGTATCCAGGATCTTCATCTATCGTAATCCTTGACATGAAACCATTACAGTATTGCGCATTTGTGTAGATTTTCTCTCCATAATGTAGGGGCCATCCATTGTTTGAATCCTCACTAAGGTAGCTCATGGAGTTATAAGCTGATAAGTAGCTTTTGCAATGCACTTGTGTTTCCATTCCTGCCGACAGTAGGAATCAAATCATATAAATAAAACCAAACAGTATATTCTAACTATGAAATTCAAAGCTTAAATTTTGAAGTTCCCTTTCttaatattttcaaatttctcGAATATCAGTCTAAGTTAGCAAACTGACGGGAAGAGTAAGACAGCAACGCTAATTGGCTGAATGCACATTATCTGAAAGTACTATTTCGCACTAAACATCATGACCTCATTGGCACAATCCTCATTCAAATCTCACATAGTTTAAGTGCCAAAATCTACATAACAGATTTGCATTTTGAACTTATTGTACTTCCTCTGAAGAAACTTTTGGGAGCTCCCTGAAGAAATTCGATGAACATGATAAGACCGATGGCAAAGCTCCCCTCTCAAGGAAGAATGTTTCTGCTTCAAGTGTATCTTTTAAGCATTAAAATACAACTTTTCACAGTACATTAGTCTCCCATTTTCTGTCGAGATTCTCATATGAGCAAATATGGAGATGATAAACTGATGATGTCTGGTAAGAACATGCAAGGAGACTTAATGGTGAATCTACCGAGAACTTGCACTACAGAAACCCGAAAAATATGGATATTCCATATAATTACATTTAGTACTGTTCTGTCACCAAACAAACGGGGGAAAGCAGGAACATTTTTCTTCACAAAAGCCAAGCTATACTTCATAATCGCATAAACTGTTTATGATCACACTCTGCATATGGTTTTTCGTTAACAAGCACCATTTCTGAGAGTCAGTCACTCCATATAGAACCAACCCAATAATCCAGCACGCTTCACTGGAATCAACTAGAATAATCTAGATTTTCCGACCAGCAACATTTCAATCCAACTCTTCAATTATTGCTAATTCATAATCTGCTAATGAAGACAGGCAATCTTGCACGAGTCGACGTAGTTGAAGGTTACAAAAATAGACCATAAAAGCTGGTGTACTATGAATAAAGGCACCATGTTTGTAGCGAGCAAATTAACCAAAAAAGGACCAATGTAGGCGCTTCTACTAATAACATGTCAACATTAACTGATGCAATTCAAATCCTTCGACCAAAACTAAGAATTAGAAGGCATTATATATTGTCAATTCCCCATTAATTTAGACTAACAAACCAACTAATATTCAGAGATGTCAGCCAAAACTTGGTGATTAGCACCACTTAATGAATAATTTGGCTCGCATACCACAATTTCAAGAGAAAAGAAAAACACTTTATAAACAAGTAAAGTTGCAATATTTTCCCCTTGAAAGTGTCAATGAAGGGGAATTTGTAAAAGTACAGAAGCTACAAATATGTCAAATAAAAAAGGATCACTTCTCAAATCCAAGAACTTAACCAAATCTGCAAATAAGTAGACTACTTCACATGGTAGGGGAAATGTATAAAACCAGAATGACAGAAACCATAAATTTAGAACCCCAAAACTGCTACCtttaaatataaacatgaataaatTAACATAATGATTAActgaaaatgcaaaaaaaatgaaCAAAGCAAATATAGAACATAAGATATCATCTGGTCCTGGGTCTTAAAGTCAAATATGAATAAATCTAAATATAAGAATTTACCTCAGACCCACACCCACATCTTTGAGCCACCCTTCTTGGAGTATTATAGCATCTCAAGAAGAATCATGGAGAATTTGTAGTACCAAACTGAGACTAAGGCACTAAgccaaaaaaaagaagaatgaataaagaaaaaacaaaaccagaataaataaataaataaagacaaACTGAGAAAGAGTAATACTTAATTACTACCTACGACTATGTAATAACTATAAGGAAACAACAAAGAGGTTAGTTTGGTAATACCATTGAAGAAGCTGAGATCCTAATAAAACTGAACAAAAGATTAGAGCATTCGATCTTATGGGGCCACAAACAGTCTCACTGAATGAAATGTTCTTTTAGACAGAGAAAGAGAAAGTGTTGTTGTTTGGGTGGgggggcgggggggggggggaggagttTCTAAATGTAGTAGTAATATATTCTGgctgt
This region of Nicotiana tomentosiformis chromosome 4, ASM39032v3, whole genome shotgun sequence genomic DNA includes:
- the LOC104093295 gene encoding uncharacterized protein → METQVHCKSYLSAYNSMSYLSEDSNNGWPLHYGEKIYTNAQYCNGFMSRITIDEDPGYDKDVLKQKILEHEETFKNQVLELHRLYRTQRDMMYEIKRTELHKPWTSMEPSSSSSLLGSHLPPKDAWKCHITSFPVANSSYARPSISGTEILNSPLSSSKVNDVQSGRNQIQNSCSSNTCEVSEARPSKVRKKLFDLQLPADDYIETDEDDEQLRDNEGLFCPRSCANRNDTADQDSSTKFFPGVDAGIKSDKRDASASNSCLRTLVRLADLNEPAQLEEVTPSPADLNACAKSNPAFGSKGKERDWYSSTYETGNAKGSLAPLPHSIAQNKLPTPCHPAQVMLDKACLTPGVQSPHRIRDDLWRERTVHSLETFHRNHEKSNYTYGKPFVTSHTATPYPFSNSSEFTNSWSHTLSSWGKPSGIRLSSGHTNPSLNSFAMVSKSPQSPQSNDIFGDKRHINGSSTSNLGFATDLSIRNGFHHGSSSGPKDSPLFLSVDFDSRKHNKGDSLTSKCSPNNRCEKYLISSNNMDLTSHKGFDLNVLSKSSLDEELSRRDLELVEAKREPQDCIPVFPWLKAKPSFRNVSTDTMKGGNSADSGFIQAYTNSPICRSGPSKNLSNVSFSQNVVPTLEDCNMKARKKLGETRSKRKILGVPIPEIPCASKNESSLFVSTSATLHSSPEGENRRHERRNMVIDINIACDLSVVEPEKQAATESVVVETVTETKATIIRNSFDLNSCITEDEDSFFVESNNVNVSTVIEIDLEALPVLETEQDHLSGEDKQNDASLHLPAPKLEKTQDEVVRNAAEAIVSISSSSQFNFIDESSSDPSDDPLGSLGWFVDVVFSFDNEFTSKSKEIIAKDAVILAPTTTVKMDYFEAMTLQLEETKEEDYMPKPFVPEVQPVEDAGATSLTKRTRRGNGRWGRQRRDFQRDILPGLASLSRHEVTEDIQTFGELMKAMGHSWNSGSMRRNGSGKRGRRRMVIETAPATVSAPITPPLSLEDKSLTGWGKTTRRPRRQRCPAGHSPAVTLT